From Pleuronectes platessa unplaced genomic scaffold, fPlePla1.1 scaffold_328, whole genome shotgun sequence, a single genomic window includes:
- the spry1 gene encoding protein sprouty homolog 1, protein MELQSQHGPGGSLVVIQQPSLESRQRSDYERELQHAAILSLDQIKAIRSNNEYTEGPSVVRRPPAPRMPLRPQDKQERTHEVILVNVNNNYEHRPSGHHHHVGGGVVVVAGGQQYGGSRAPGLSRSTSTGSAASSGSNSSASSEQGLLARSPPTRSSTSLPHHHRVERPVRTQPKAPLQPQQGPHFHQPPLEAPLKPQGKGKSDFTGSGNGVVAAAGHQFICERCGKCKCGECTAPRSLPSCLACNGQCLCSPQSALEHGTCMCLVKGIFYHCSNDDEGDSCADHPCSLSRSHCCSRFLCMGLMSVLFPCLLCYLPVKGCLKACQGCHDRVNRPGCRCKNSNTVYCKLESWDRPPQEKPS, encoded by the coding sequence ATGGAGCTCCAAAGTCAACATGGCCCCGGCGGTTCATTAGTGGTGATCCAGCAGCCTTCCCTAGAGAGCCGGCAGAGGTCGGATTACGAGCGGGAGCTCCAGCATGCCGCCATTCTCTCCCTGGACCAAATCAAGGCCATCCGCTCCAACAACGAGTACACCGAGGGGCCCTCGGTGGTCCGGAGGCCCCCTGCGCCCCGCATGCCCCTCAGGCCTCAGGACAAGCAGGAGAGAACTCACGAGGTCATCCTCGTTAATGTGAACAACAATTATGAGCACCGGCCATCAGGTCACCACCACCACGTCGGGGGCGGCGTGGTGGTTGTGGCCGGGGGACAGCAGTACGGCGGGTCCCGGGCCCCAGGACTCAGCCGCTCCACTAGCACAGGAAGTGCTGCCAGTTCAGGGAGCAACAGCAGCGCCTCCTCTGAGCAGGGACTCTTGGCACGCTCACCCCCCACCAGGTCCAGCACGAGCTTACCGCACCACCACCGAGTGGAGCGGCCTGTTAGGACTCAGCCCAAGGCCCCTTTGCAGCCCCAGCAGGGACCTCACTTCCACCAGCCTCCACTAGAGGCTCCACTCAAGCCCCAGGGCAAAGGGAAATCAGACTTCACGGGCAGTGGCAACGGGGTGGTGGCTGCTGCCGGCCACCAATTCATCTGTGAGCGCTGTGGGAAGTGCAAGTGCGGCGAGTGCACGGCTCCCAGGAGCCTGCCCTCCTGCCTGGCGTGTAACGGCCAGTGCCTGTGCTCCCCCCAGAGCGCGCTGGAGCACGGCACCTGCATGTGCCTGGTGAAGGGCATCTTCTACCACTGCTCCAACGACGACGAGGGGGACTCGTGTGCGGACCACCCCTGCTCGCTGTCACGCTCCCACTGCTGCTCTCGCTTCCTGTGCATGGGATTAATGTCGGTACTCTTCCCCTGTCTGCTATGCTACCTGCCCGTCAAGGGGTGTCTGAAGGCGTGCCAGGGCTGCCACGACCGGGTCAACAGGCCCGGCTGTCGCTGCAAGAACTCCAACACTGTGTATTGCAAACTGGAGAGCTGGGACCGACCCCCCCAGGAGAAACCCTCCTGA